The Methylopila sp. M107 genome contains the following window.
GAGAGACGCTTTCGCATTGTCTTGACCTTTCTCATGACGCTGCCGCCACCGCTGCGTCCGGCTCGGGAGCCGGGTCGGGTCTTCTGCGCCGGGTGAACAGGACGTAGAGGGCTGGGAGCACAAGCAGCGTCAGGATCGTGGACGAAACGATTCCGCCGATCACGACAGTCGCAAGCGGGCGCTGGACCTCCGCGCCGGGCCCGGTCGCGATCGCCATCGGGACGAAGCCGAGCGAGGCGACCATCGCGGTCATGAGCACTGGACGAAGACGCGTCAGCGCCCCTTCCTTAACCGCCTCGACCAGCTCCATGCCCTGCTCGCGCAGCTTCTGGATGAAGGCGATGATGACGAGGCCGTTCAGCACCGCGACGCCCGACAGCGCGATGAAGCCGATGCCCGCCGAGATCGACAGCGGGATGTCGCGGATCAGCAGCGCCGCGACGCCGCCTGTGAGCGCGAGCGGCACGCCGGAGAACACCAGCGCGGCGTCCTTGACGGACCCTAGGCTCATGATCAGCAGCGCGAAGATCAGCCCGAGCGCGATCGGCGTCACGATGGTGAGCCTCTGCGTCGCCGAGACGAGCTGCTCGAACTGCCCGCCCCAGCCGATCCAGTAGCCGGACGGCAGCTTCACTTCGCTGCCGATCGCCTTCTGGGCGTCGCCTACGAACGAGCCGAGGTCCCGGTCGCGGACGTTGGCCGAGACCACGATGCGGCGCTTGCCGTTCTCGCGGCTGATCTGGTTCGGCCCCGGCGCGACCTCGAGCGAGGCCAACGTCGATAGCGGCACGTAGCGGGTCCGGGCGGCGGGCGCGCCGCCCATCACCGCGGGAGAGGCCTGCGGCTCGTTGCCATCGGGCGTCGGCAGCGGCACGGGCAGGGTCTTGAGCGCGTCGATGTCGGTGCGAAGCCGCTCGGGCAGCCGCACCACGATGTCGAAGCGGCGGTCGCCCTCGAAGATCTGGCCGGCCTCCTTGCCGCCCACCGCGATCTCGACGATCTCCTGCACGTCGCCGACGCTGACGCCGTAGCGGGAGAGCGTGGCCCGGTTCAGCTTCACGGTGAGGATCGGCAGGCCCGTGACCTGCTCGGTCTTCACGTCCGCCGCGCCCGGGACCTTCGTGAGGACCGTCTGGACGTCGCCCGCGACCTTGAGCAGCGTGTCGAGGTCGTCGCCGAAGATCTTCACGCCGACGTCGGAGCGCACCCCCGAAATCAACTCGTTGAAGCGAAGCTGGATCGGCTGCGAGAGCTCGTAGTTCGAGCCGGGGATCTCCTCCGCGGCTTTCTCCACGTCCTCCATCAGTTCGGCCTTGGTCTTCTTCGGGTTCGGCCACTCCGAGCGGGGCTTCAGCATCAGGTAGCCGTCGGAGATCGAGGGCGGCATGGCGTCGGTCGCGACCTCGGCGACGCCCGTGCGGGCGAACACCTCCTTCACTTCCGGCAACTGCAGCAGCCTCTTTTCGAGCGCCGCCTGCATCTCCAGCGACTGGGTGAGGCTCGTGCCCGGCACACGGAGCGCCTGGACCGCCGCGTCGCCCTCGTCGAGGCTCGGGATGAACTCGCCGCCCATGCGTGAGGCCGCGATCCCGGTGACGACGACCAAGGCGGCCGCGGCGGGGGCTACGACCCAGCGGAGCCGGATCATCAGCCCGAGCAGCGGCGCGTAGGTCACGCGCGCGCCCCGCATGAACCAGTTTTCCTTCTCCGAGACCTTGCCGGAGACGAAGATCGCGATCGCCGCGGGC
Protein-coding sequences here:
- a CDS encoding CusA/CzcA family heavy metal efflux RND transporter, which codes for MIERILAFSIAQRWLVIVACLAVAALGAWNFLRLPIDAVPDITNVQVQINTTAPGFSPLEVEQRITFPLETSMGGLPDLDYTRSLSRYGLSQVTVVFKDGTDIYFARQLVNERLQQAKDQLPVGVETAMGPISTGLGEIYNYVVDAKPGAKKPGGSAYSPADLRTIQDWIITPQLRTVPGVVEVNTIGGYERQLHVLPNPARLMAYGLTFRDVMTALSSNNANVGAGYIERNGEQYLVRTPGQALTAEDVGGIVINSHAGVPVRVSDVAEVKDGRELRNGAATLNGHEVVLGTAMLLIGENSRTVAQRVETKLGEIQKSMPEGVEARAVYDRSTLVEATIATVEKNLVEGALFVIAVLFLLLGNIRAAIVTALVIPLAMLFTITGMVENKVSANLMSLGAIDFGIIIDGAVIIVENCLRLLAHEQERRGRLLTMQERFDTILAGASEVIRPSLFGTMIIAVVYLPVLTLTGVEGKMFTPMAVTVLIALLGASIFSMTFVPAAIAIFVSGKVSEKENWFMRGARVTYAPLLGLMIRLRWVVAPAAAALVVVTGIAASRMGGEFIPSLDEGDAAVQALRVPGTSLTQSLEMQAALEKRLLQLPEVKEVFARTGVAEVATDAMPPSISDGYLMLKPRSEWPNPKKTKAELMEDVEKAAEEIPGSNYELSQPIQLRFNELISGVRSDVGVKIFGDDLDTLLKVAGDVQTVLTKVPGAADVKTEQVTGLPILTVKLNRATLSRYGVSVGDVQEIVEIAVGGKEAGQIFEGDRRFDIVVRLPERLRTDIDALKTLPVPLPTPDGNEPQASPAVMGGAPAARTRYVPLSTLASLEVAPGPNQISRENGKRRIVVSANVRDRDLGSFVGDAQKAIGSEVKLPSGYWIGWGGQFEQLVSATQRLTIVTPIALGLIFALLIMSLGSVKDAALVFSGVPLALTGGVAALLIRDIPLSISAGIGFIALSGVAVLNGLVIIAFIQKLREQGMELVEAVKEGALTRLRPVLMTAMVASLGFVPMAIATGPGAEVQRPLATVVIGGIVSSTILTLLVLPALYVLFTRRRRPDPAPEPDAAVAAAS